The proteins below are encoded in one region of Myxococcus guangdongensis:
- a CDS encoding helix-turn-helix domain-containing protein translates to MDFELLLTHANEQRAVLENALPLAAASHQPRPPVRDTSPADDVLSRPDRDPNSLVDQRWGVVVPEGAVGDRLLALVGPLCASRAEEQGAAVRVYRAPPGLGAVQAARWRDTVLCDEAVDEAERPAYLLLLGDFDGVSLETQQVLAADGFPGRLTFSSDAGYEAYVDKVLRWSRAPAPIRKARALLFTAHDGTAATTVGYQALMAPSLESLRRRQEDGGLFAALPAEVGSASSWSAQQLLTQAATADASVLFTMSHGLGAPRDGWRSLQEQRARQGAMSLGREGVLEPSALATAPFVPGGLWFFLACFGAGTPSRSVFHPWLSRLREAGEYPGRLERLMASLPREGAPPFVAALPQAVLANPRGPLAVIGHVDLAWTYSFQEMGRAARDRPSRFLGMLSGLVEGCRAGVGLSALLRSFLMANTELTTLYEQEELARQSGQASPVDAVALAHLWMLRQDLAGYVLLGDPAVRLPLTRSEALPVTPAPLTSQASLDVDDMARAVLAMLRGGESERALALRVGVPVERLQQWRRVYTEAGLAALRALRPGS, encoded by the coding sequence ATGGACTTCGAGTTGCTGCTGACCCACGCCAATGAACAGCGGGCCGTGCTGGAGAATGCCCTGCCTCTCGCCGCGGCCAGTCATCAGCCTCGGCCCCCCGTGCGGGATACCTCCCCGGCGGACGATGTGCTGAGCCGCCCCGACAGGGACCCCAACTCGCTGGTGGATCAACGCTGGGGCGTGGTGGTGCCCGAGGGCGCTGTGGGCGACAGGCTCCTGGCTCTGGTCGGTCCGCTGTGTGCGTCGCGTGCCGAGGAGCAGGGCGCCGCGGTGCGGGTGTACCGCGCGCCGCCGGGCCTCGGTGCCGTCCAGGCCGCGCGGTGGAGGGACACCGTCCTGTGTGACGAGGCGGTGGATGAGGCGGAGCGCCCCGCCTATCTGTTGCTCCTGGGCGACTTCGACGGCGTCTCCCTCGAGACACAGCAGGTGCTCGCCGCGGACGGCTTTCCCGGCCGGCTCACCTTCTCGTCGGACGCGGGCTACGAGGCGTATGTGGACAAGGTGCTGCGCTGGAGTCGTGCTCCCGCGCCCATCCGCAAGGCTCGCGCGCTGCTCTTCACCGCCCATGACGGGACGGCCGCCACCACCGTGGGCTACCAGGCGCTGATGGCCCCCAGCCTCGAGAGCCTGCGCAGGAGGCAGGAGGACGGAGGCCTCTTCGCCGCGCTGCCCGCCGAGGTGGGAAGTGCCTCCTCCTGGTCCGCGCAACAGCTCCTCACGCAGGCGGCCACGGCCGACGCGTCCGTGCTCTTCACCATGAGCCACGGCCTGGGGGCACCGCGCGACGGATGGCGCTCACTCCAGGAGCAGCGCGCGCGTCAGGGGGCCATGAGCCTGGGGCGGGAGGGGGTCCTGGAGCCCAGCGCGCTCGCGACGGCGCCCTTCGTGCCGGGGGGCCTCTGGTTCTTCCTCGCCTGTTTCGGCGCGGGCACTCCGTCGCGAAGTGTCTTTCACCCCTGGCTTTCGCGTCTGCGGGAGGCAGGGGAGTACCCGGGCCGATTGGAACGGCTGATGGCGTCGCTGCCTCGTGAAGGCGCGCCTCCCTTCGTCGCGGCGCTCCCCCAGGCCGTCCTCGCCAACCCTCGGGGACCGCTGGCCGTCATCGGACACGTGGACCTGGCCTGGACGTACTCCTTCCAGGAGATGGGGCGCGCGGCCAGGGACCGCCCCTCCCGGTTCCTGGGCATGCTGAGCGGGCTCGTGGAGGGCTGTCGCGCCGGAGTCGGCCTGAGCGCGCTCCTGCGCTCGTTCCTCATGGCCAACACGGAGCTCACCACGCTCTACGAGCAGGAGGAACTCGCGCGGCAGTCAGGACAGGCCAGCCCGGTCGATGCCGTGGCGCTCGCCCACCTGTGGATGCTCCGGCAGGACCTCGCGGGCTATGTCCTCCTGGGAGACCCCGCCGTGCGCCTGCCGCTCACCCGGTCCGAGGCCCTGCCTGTCACCCCAGCTCCCCTGACGAGCCAGGCCTCCCTGGATGTCGACGACATGGCGCGGGCCGTGCTCGCCATGCTCCGGGGCGGCGAGTCCGAGCGCGCGCTGGCCCTGCGTGTCGGCGTGCCCGTGGAGCGGCTCCAGCAGTGGCGGCGGGTCTACACGGAGGCCGGGCTCGCGGCGCTGAGGGCCCTGCGCCCCGGAAGCTGA